One Kwoniella dejecticola CBS 10117 chromosome 11, complete sequence DNA segment encodes these proteins:
- a CDS encoding mitochondrial 37S ribosomal mS33 domain-containing protein, producing the protein MAPNLHNLLSSLRSPIFQTLSNPTSSRMGTKYLRRRLRGPSIASYYPQLTNPFPLISALNRTHPSNPFAGWEGAKLPEQLTTPISGKVIMENVVWKNEGNMLRNSELVDEGFEEVSRKRGLGWLADGVEVRRAERVRARKTAGKGPPKKGQGRRSQMKKK; encoded by the exons ATGGCCCCGAATCTCCACAATCTGCTCTCATCCTTACGTTCACCAATATTTCAAACGCTATCGAATCCAACATCTTCGCGAATGGGTACGAAGTACCTTCGACGTCGTCTGCGAGGTCCATCGATAGCATCATATTACCCTCAACTGACaaacccattcccattgataTCAGCGCTGAATCGAACACATCCTTCGAATCCGTTCGCGGGATGGGAAGGCGCGAAATTACCTGAACAACTCACCACACCGATATCGGGCAAAGTGATAATGGAGAATGTAGTTTGGAAGAATGAAGGAAACATGCTGAGGAATAGTGAGCTCGTAGATGAAGGATTCGAGGAAGTGTCAAGAAAACGAGGATTAGGTTGGTTAGCCGATGGAGTAGAGGTGCGCCGTGCAGAAAGGGTTCGAGCGAGGAAGACGGCTGGTAAAGGTCCTCCTAAGAAGG gacaaggacgaagatcccagatgaagaagaaatag